In Bernardetia litoralis DSM 6794, the genomic window TAAATCTATCAAATAATAAACTAATAAAATTACCTAAATCAATAGCAAAATTACAGAACTTAAAAATATTAAACTTATATAATAATCAGCTCACTACTCTTCCTAAGAATATTAAAAAATTGAATAAACAAGGTGTGAGTATTTCTTTAGGAAGAAATAATTTTTCTGATAAAGAAAAGAAAAAGATAAAAAAATGGCTGTCTAATTGTAGTCTTAGTTTTGAAGAGTATTAAACTTTAAAATTCTATTTAGGCTCACAAAAGACTTATTCTTTTTAGTAAAAAAAGTAAGTTAATTGATAAACTTTTAAAAAGTGACAGGGTTTTCTTATAAAAAACTATTAGGTCTTTTTTTATGCTTTCAACCTCCATTCTCAAATTGTAGTTGTTGGTGTCGCTATCGCTAAAACACCAACAACGGCATTTTTTATTTTTATAAGAAAACCCTGTAAAAAGTGACGAAATTACTATTAATCCAAAATTAAAAAAGTAAAGAGAAACTATTGCAAAAACATGGTTTGCCTAAAACCTATTACGAACAAATAACTAAACAAAAAAAAGAGAAAAAATAGTAATTTATAAAAAAAGGTTTTGTATCAAAAAATGATACAAAGCCTTTTTCAATTATTACCGTAATTTTTAATTCGTAATTGACTTACAGAAAATCCTCAAAATACTTCGCTATTTTCATATACAAATGTATTCTGTCCATTCCTCTGACATTATGAGGATGCGAAGGATAAGGAAAGTAATCTAATAAAATTTGTTTTTCAATCGCTTTATTTATCAACAAACGAGTATGTTGTGGCAAAACGACATCATCTTGCAAACCATGAATAATCATCAATCTACCTTTTAAGTTTTCGATAGAATTCAAAAGATTTGCATTTTTATAACCTTCTGGATTTTCTTGTGGCGTGTCCATGTAGCGTTCTGAGTACATAATTTCATACAAATTCCAATCTATTACGGGTCCTCCAGCAACACCAACTTTAAACAAATCTGCATGTTTTGTCATCAAAGAAGTGGTCATAAATCCACCAAAACTCCAACCAAAAACACCTAAACGTTCGCTATCTACATAAGACTGTTTTTTGAGCCATTCTACTCCTTTTAATTGGTCTGAGATTTCATTTTTACCTAAATTTCTGAAAGTTGCTTGTTCAAAATCCCTTCCTCTATTCAAAGAACCACGATTATCAAGTGTAAAAACTACATAACCCTGTTGCGCCATATATTGCATAAAATAATCTGCGCCACCAAGCCATTTATTTTGAATAAGTTGCACATGAGGTCCTCCATAAACATAAATCATGACAGGATATTTTTTGGTAGCATCAAAATTTGTAGGCTTTATTACTCTTGAATAAAGGTCTGTTCCGTCATCAGCTTTGAGTTTGAAAATTTTCATTTCACCACGTTCATAATTTAGAAGTGGATTCTCAGCTTCAAAAATTTTTCTTATACTATTTCCTTTTTTTGTTTCAATTATTTGTGTAATCGCTGGCGTTTCAAGATTAGAATAAGAATCTAACAAAAATTTTCCGTCTTCACTTAATTTTCCAGAGTGCATTCCTGCTTCTTTAGTAAGTTTGGTTATTTTGCCTGTTTTTATTTCTGTTTTATAAATATGATTCTCAATCGGACTTTCTAAACCTGCTGTAAAATAAAGAAACTTTTCATCTTTATCCGTTCCTAAAATCTCTGTAACTACTCCATTTCCTTTTGTAAGCTGACGTATCAATTTTCCATCAGTATCATATAAATATAAATGATTAAAGCCATTCCTTTCACTTTGCCAAACAAATAAATTTGGGTTATTTTTCATAAAATAAAGTGAATGTTCAGGTTCTACATATTTCTCATCTTTTTCTTCAAAAAGAATTTTAATTTTTTCTCCTGTATTTGCATCAAAGCTAGTCAGTTTCATGTGATTTTGCTCACGGTTTACAATCGCCACATAAATCTTTTCTGCATCTGGACTAAAAGTAATATTGGTAGAATATTGCTCTATGTCTTTCTGTGAGTCATTTGTTTTGAGATAAATCATTTTTTCAGAAGAAATATCATAAATTCCTACTGTTGCTTCATGGCTTTTTTGTCCTGCCATCGGATATTTTATTGGTGTGTGTTTGGCTGGATATTCCGAATAATCTATCAATGGATAATCTTTTACCATGCTTCTATCTGTACGATAAAAAGCTAATTTTTCAGCATTATCCGACCAAAAGAGTCCTTTTGTAATTCCAAATTCGTAGCGATGAGCAGCTTCTCCATAGGTAAGTTCTCTTGTTCCGTCTTCTGTAATCTGAATCAAATCAGTTTTTCCATCTTCATCAACATTTCTTAGCCAAATATTATTATCAATAACAACAGCTAATTTTTCGACAGAATGAGATTCGGCAAAACTTGCATTTTCTACGGCATTTGTAACAAGTTTTAGGCTTTGATTTTCAAAATTATATGTATAAATTTTATTTCCATAATCAAACCAAGCTAAATTTTCATCTATCCAATTAAAGACAGGAAGACGACGCATTTGATTAGTAAGTTCTAATTTTTCACTTAATATTTTGGTAGAAATAAGAGTTCGTTCTGCAATTCTCAAAACTGGGTGAGCTGTTTTGAGTTCTCGTCTGTTCTGCGATTGATAAACATAATAGCCATTTTTTTGCCAATGTAATTGTCCAATATTTTTTGGAGAAAGATTATAAAAAACGGCATTTTCTAGTGTAAATAAATCTTTTTTCTCTTCTGTTGTTTGGGCAAACACAGAAAAAGAACACAGAAATAAGATTACAAAAAACATTTTTTTTTTGATTGAATACTGTTTCATTTTTTAAATTAATAAAATTAAAATTTGATAAGAAGATAAATCAAAACCACAAAAGGCTTATTCTATTTTTATAGAATAAGCCTTTTGATTGGTGTGTGTGTGTATTATTTGTGTTGTGTTGTTGTGTGTAAGGTCAAAAAGTGTTCTAAACGAATCAAAACAAAATCTCATTAAACCTCTATGTTATTTGAAAATAATTTTCAGTAAATATATTTGTGTGTGTGTGTAAATATACTTCTGGGTGTGTAAAATTATTCTCTTTTTATTCCAAGTTTGTGATAGAAAAATTGTATATTGCTAAGTCTTTATGGATTATCTCATTCTAATTTTTGTTTTAAGGATGGATAACTAATTAATAACTTTGCTTTCTACGTTTCCTTTCTAGCACATAACAAATTTACGGTAAGTATAACAGGAAAAATTACACAAAAATCTCTATTTTTTGAATAAAAAATTCAAAAAGTAACACTATTGTTTCAGTTCGCAAAAAAAGACAATTTAATACACAAATATTTATATTAAATCTATTTTTTTATTGATTTATTCTTATTTTATGTCTATACCTTTTTTAGAATCAAAAACTTATGAATCTGACAGGACAACTTTATCTTTATTTAATTATCCTGATAAAGCCTCTATTATAAATGGAGAAAATACTAATGACTTTGATTCTTTCAAACCCAAAACTATTCAAACAAGCAAAATTACTTTAGTAGTTATTTTGGAAGGCACAATCAATTTTGAGTTTAGACAACATGAACAAAAATGTACAATTGGTGAATCATTGATTATTCCTCCTCACAAAGCTGTTCGTTTGATAGCTACCCAAACCAATGAAATATCTAAGACAAATAATCTTTCTTGGTTAGAGCTTCAAATTCCAATAGAAATCGTTAATCTAACTATTTCACAACATAGTAAAATAGGAATTGAAAATAATTCAATTTGGCAGTTTGGTGAAAACCCAATTAATGTTACACATGATACAAGTATCAAAAAATCTATTATTCGATTAATTGATTTATTTACAGAAGAACATTACAACCAAGATGCTTTTATAGATTTTGCTCTCAAAGAATTGATTTTGAGATTTGTCAGAACTCCTGCACGAGATAAAATTGAGATAGAAAAAGATAAAGAACTAGAAGATGAAACCAATCCAAGCATCGAAGCAGTTTTGGGCTATATAAAAGAACATATCGACGAACCTATTTCTATTGATACTTTGACAGATATTGCCAGTATGAGTAAAGCTGCTTTTTTTAGGACTTTCAAAGAAACACTAGATATTTCACCGATTGATTATATAAATAGAGAACGTGTCGAAGTTGCAAAAAATCGTTTAGTAGATATTTCGAAGTCGGTTACAGATATTTGTTACGAACTTGGTTATAATCACATGACTTACTTTATACGAGTTTTTAAGAAATATGAAGGAATTACACCCAAGCAATTTCAAATAAAAGAAAAGAAAAAAAATAAGGAAGAAAATAAAGAATCACAAGAGAATAATTAATTTATTTTTTTATTAAAAATAAATTCAAAACATTACAAAATATTTTCAATTTCCTTCCAACAAGAAATATCATAACTAGCCACAGAATGTTGAGGTGTTTTTTTATGAGGATTATAAAAGATAGTTTTCATTCCTAATGAACGTGCGCCCAAAATATCGGCATCAAAACTATCTCCAATCATAATAGAGTTTTGAGGTGTAGCGTTAGAAATAGCAAGTGCATGATTGAAAATAATAGGATTTGGTTTGGTAACTCCTGTACAATCTGAGGTAATGATATTTTTGAAGAAAGATAAAATACCTGAATATTCTAACTTTAACTTTTGGCTTTCTTCAAAACCATTAGTAAGAATATGAAGGTGATAACCTTTAGATTGCAAATAAGTAAGCATTTCTAAAACAAAAGGCATAAGATTTGGCTGACGAGGACAATTATATTGATACTCATTTTCTAACTCTTCTAATAGATTATAATGAGGCTTCTGATATAATACTTTATCAAAAATATACTCTTTTTTGAGCTTTTTATTTGTCATCTTATATAGTTCTTCAAAGATAAGAGAAAAACGACGTTCTCTTATCTTTACTTTATCTACTAAACCTTCATGATGTTGTTTCCAAAGAAATTTAGTTGTAGTTTGGAACGCTTTTAAAAAATCATCAAAACTTATTATTTCATGATTAATAATTTTATCAGATAATTCATACTTTTGATACAAACTCAATAAAGTTTGTTTAGAACTTTTATCAAAATCCCATAATGTATGGTCGAGGTCAAAGAAGATATTCCACATAATATTCCCAGTAGAAATACTACGCTCAATATGGCGAGTAGAGGAGAGATTGTTCATACTAAATTTGCGTGGCGTAGGTTATGGATTCATATAACTCATAAAACAGTTTCCTACCTAGAACAACTAAGAGTAGGAAAAGTTCTTTTGCGTTTGTTTGTTTTTTCATTTATTATTTTTAGTATTTGGGTTTGTAATTTAATTTGGTTTAAGCCTTTTAGTATCGAACTATTTTATGAACGCATGTTTATAGAATATGGTCAAGACGACCCCGAACTGATGAGCCGTTTACATCTCTTAGAAAAATATGGAATTACCTATTATAATAGTCTTTTGACAGATATTTCTGATGCCGAGCGTGATAGGCGTTATGAAGAAAGTATTGTTCGTAATTTTGAGATGCTCAGAACTTATAAACGCTCTCAACAAACCGAAGAAGAATTATTATCTACCGAAATATTAGATTGGTATTTAGAATTAGAAATTTATAGAAATGCTTTTCGTCAGTACGAATATCCTGTCAATCATATTAATGGAATACAGGTAAAATTGCCTCGTTTTATGATGGAAGTACATGAAATAAAGACGCTTGGTGATGCCGAAGATTATTTAGAACGTTTATCTAAATTTGATAAAAAATTTGATGAGCTTATTCAGCTTTTAGAATCCAGAAAAGATGCAAATGTAATTCCTCCTCGTTTTATATTAGAGCGTGTAATTGAAGAAACAAAAGATTTTATCTCAAGGAATGTAAAATATAATTTATTGTATAAAGATTTTGCTTACAAGGTAGATAAGGCAGATACCACACGGATTGTACCTCTTGCTCAAGAAGAACTAAAAATAAAAGCTAGAGAAATTATGGAAGATGATGTTTTTCCTGCCTACCAAAAATTATTGAATTATCTGGAAATGGAGCTAGAAGAGGCTAATGATGATGCAGGAGTTTGGAAATTAGGTTATGATAGTGCCACAGCAATTATGTATTATAATACAATGCTAATGGTTCATGCTCATATTTCTCAAGAAGAATCGGCTGAAGAATATCATTATAGAGGTTTGGGAGAAATTAGTGATTTGAGAGAAGAACTAATAGGAATTTTTGATTCATTAAACTTCCCTCAAAAAGATTCTATTTCAAAAAATTTAGCTAAAATAAATAATCGTCTGCCAAATGACTTTGGAATTGATGATAATTACAAAAATTATTTAGATACGTATCAGTGTTATTCAGATTCTGCCTTTCAATCATTTGGGCATTTTTTCTTGCATCAACCCAAAGAACCACTAAAGTTAGTTCAAGTTGAAATTCCTTTGCAAAATAGTTCACCTTTATTAAAATTTCATATTGGACAAAGTGATACATCTCAATTACTTTATATTAATTTAAAAAAGGCTCAAAATATCCCACAGAATAAAATGCCTGTTTGGGTTTATGAAAAAGCAGGAGGACGTTATATTCAATCATGGTACGAACAGCAGCTTACAGATATTCCTACTTTTAGAAAAGTTTTGCCATTTGATGTTTATGATGAAGGCTGGGAGGGATATTTTGCAGATTTATTGAAAGATGAAAACAAAAATTCAGTTAATTATTATGATGATTTATATATCAAAATTGGAGAAATTCAGAATGAGCTTTTGATTACTTCACTTTTAGTGGTTGATACTGGAATTCATCTCAAGAAATGGACACGAGAAGAATCCATCAATTTTTTGGTAGAAAATACAGGACTTCCACGAGAAAATATGAAAGATGAAGTTGATAAAATAGTTGTTCGTCCTGCCCAAGCTACTATTTATAAAATTGGAAAAATCTATTTCAAAAATCTAAGGGAATACACAGAAGATGCTTTGGAAGAAAACTTTAATCTTAAAGAATTTCATGAAGTAATATTAAAAAATGGACATATTCCTCTTCCTGTTTTGAAAAAACAAGTCAAACATTTTGTTACCGAAAAAAAGAAAATTATTAGAGAACGAGAAATGAAAGTAGAAGAGGAGCAAAAAAATAAAATAGAGTAAAAAAAAGCTGATTAGCTATCAAAAACCCTAAGACTCTTCAAAAAAACCTTAGGGTTTTGCTTTTGTCTTTTTTACTTTCCTTCCAAATAATCTCTCAAATACTCAAATTCCATAGTCAAATCTTTGTCTTTGGTAAGGTTTGCTCTAGCAATTCGATTTCTATCTGTAAAATTATTTTCTTTTAAGTAAGAAGAATTATCTTCAAATAATAAATAAGGTAAAACTTGGTCTATCAATTCTCTGCCAAAATCTTTAGAAGCATTGCGTGGAAGCTCACAAGGCAAATTATCAACTGCCATCACCGTAATATTTTTCTCATCAGAAAAAGGTTTTGCTTCGCTTTCTGTTTCTACATTATAATCATAAAATGGCTCTGCAATCGTAGAAGCACGATTTGTAGAAGGAATAGAACCTTCAATATCACAAGTAATATCAGCTATTACTTTGATTTTAAAATTATTTTGTTTCATTTCTTCTTTTGTAAACAAAACAGGTGATTCAGGATTCCAATAAGCAGCAGCAATCAATAAATCAGTTTTGGTAGCAAAGTCTAAAAAATAACTATCATACTCTTTTGCATTATCATAAAAATGATTTAAGTCAAATTCTGCATTTTTTGAAGTTTCTTTTTTAAAGTGATAATCTTGTGAATTGAGCTGTGTAAAAACAGTTTCCTCAAATTCTTGATTCAAATATTCTTCTGGACTGACTTCTTTTATCTTCATTCCTTTTAGTACTTCTTTTGCTCCAGAAGCAACTCTTCCACCTCCTGTAACAGCAATTTTTATGTTTGGAAGTTTTACTTTTTCAAACTCGCTCCACATTTCATTCATATCAAAACATTCATTGGCTGACTTCAATTCAAACAAACCAAAGCGTTTTCCATAAGTCAAAACTCCATTATATGCGCCCACAATTCCAGCATAACGTCCAAAAGCAATTACTCTATTTCCAGTTTCATCAGTTAGAACTTCATAATCAACCAAACGAACATTTTTTTCTATTATTTTTTGTAATAAATCTCTATTGTAAGGCTGTTTTTTGATGGTATGAGAAAAGAATAAATAGGTTTTATCTTCGATAAGCTGAGGTTTTGGAACTTCTTTTACACCTAATAAAATTCCTGCTTCATTTATATCTTCTGTAATTCTGCAACCTGCTTCTTTGTATTCTTCTTCCGAAAAACAACGAATAGGACTTGGCTGAACCAATATTTCGAAATCTTTATCAACTGTTTTATAGTTGTCCAAAACTTCTTTGCATTGGGTGGGAGTAAGAGCAACACGACGGTCTGGTGGTGTTTTGCCTTCACGAATAATGGCTATTTTTTGCATAAAATGAATAGTGTTTTGTATAGTTTACAATGTTGTTTGTGAGGATACAAACAAGAATTTATGATACGCAAAATACAAAAAAAATGATACTTTTGATTCAATGATTACAAATAGCTCAACATTTTATAGCTCATAAAGCTATGCACTTTCATCAATTGCTAGATACGTAAATGTTTGATTGGTGAGATAATAAGCAATTTCTCCAAACGTAGTTGCACCAGAAAAACCAATCGATCTTTGGTCTAATTTTCCATAAACATAATTGAGAATACAATTACAATTATAAATAATATTCTGTTCTTTTTTTACAGATTCTCTAGCTTTCAGTTCGAATTCTTTGGCGTAATTATCAAATGATTTTGTAGTAGAATATTTTCTATCTTTGAAGAGAGGAGCATAAAAAACAACTTGTTTTTTTTCATCATCTAGTCTCTGAAAGCTCACATTTAGAATAGCACCTTCATATTCGGTTACTAATGGATATGAAATATCAATATTATTTTCTTTGATATACTCATAAAGATTTACATTCTCTCCATTTACTAGAGCTTCCTCAAAAATAAAACCGTCTTGTTCTACTTCTATACTCATTGTGGAGTCAGCTTCAAAAACATTGACAATCTCCAAACGAGCTACTTTATTTTGGGATAATTGAGCATGTAAAACTACTGCTTCATGCGTAAACACCTCTCCTGTTTGTCCATTGAATACTTTTGATTCATGATTTTTGACAAACTCAGAAAGCTCTGCTCCTGCAATAATTCCGATAAGAGGATTTGTATATAAATTTTCATACGTCGAAACATGAAGAGAAAATGAAAGATGAATGGGACAAAGCGCAGGAAGTACTAAAAAATTAAATCCATTTTCATAACCATTTATACACACATTTTTAAGAGCAGGCTCATCATAATTTGATATTTTAAAATCAGTTATAATGTCTGTAAAATCTGAGACAAAAACATGTTCTTTATCCATGCGTCCGTTTTGTTCTTCCAAATAAAAATAAGGTGTAGTTGCTCCCACCCAATTTCCTTTTGGAAGTTGTGCTAGTACTTTTTCATCTCCAGAAAGCACTAATACTTTTTCGTCTTTTATTAATTGACTTACTGTATTTATATCAAGAAGCTCATGAGTTTGTTTAGAATTATTCATTGTTTTGAGATAGTTTTTTACCAAGTTTTAAAAATTTGTTTGAAATCTTCTTGCACAGCAATAGCATATTTGCTACACAGCTCATACAATTCATCAATAGCTTCTTCAATAGACAATGTTTTTGCTGCTATTTTTCTTCTATATTCTGAACTTTTGAGCTGTAATACAAAATTACTAAATTTGTGTTCTATTTGGCTAGTAACAAGCATTTCCCATTCAACCCTTTCTTTTGAAGGAATTGTATATTTTGGAGGTGAAGTAAAATTTTTATCTGTGTACATATAATTCTTTTTATTTAGAAAGTAGTATGAAATTATTTTAAAACAATAAAGAATCTATTTTGTAAGACTAAAAATACAAATAAATTATCAAAAATTTATTAACAATAATTATTCCTTATCTCTTTTAAAATACATAAAATATCTTATAAATCAAAATAATTGCAGTTCTCTGACAACCTTTACCTTTCTAGTTGATGGTGGAACAACAGAAAGTTGGTTTAAAAAATTATCAGAGAACCAATAAGTTATATAAAACAACAATCTCATTATTCATCTTCTAAAGATTCTAAGAAGGCGATTATATCATTAATTTCTTGTTTGGATAAATTCAAAGATTCAAAAGGCAATGTTTGATATTTTAGGTCAATTCCAATTCCTTTTCCACCACCACGGTTATAAAAATCCATTACTTCTTCCAGAGTTTCATAAACTCCATTGTGCATATAAGGAGCTGTTTTTGAAATATTTCGAAGGGTTGGAGTTTTGAAAAAATACTTTTTTTCTTCTGTTTGAAAAACATCATATCTTCCCAAATCCTCATCAATTTTTGCATTAATTGTATCATTTTTTGATGGAACAGCAATAAGTTCCATTTCAGATTCTCTAAAAGAAGGCGCAATTGTTCCATTAAAAACAGGCGCAAAATGACAGGTCGCACAAGCAGCCTTTCCCATAAAAAGATTAAATCCATTTATTTCATTTTTTGTAAATGTATTTTCTATTCCTTTTATATTTTTATCAAATTTGGAAGAAAAAGGAGCTAGACTTCGGATATAATCAGCCATTGCCGTTCTGATGTTTTGTTCTGTCAAACTATCTGAATACAGCTCTGAAAATTTCTGAACATACACAGAATTTTCTTTTACAGCTTCTAACAAAATCTCTGCGCTTGTATGAAACTCTGTTTTATTATTGATAACAGAAATAATTTGTCCTTCCAAACTTCCAGCTCTATTATCATGAAAAAAACTTTTCTGTAAAGCTGCATACATCAATGTTGGGCTATTTCTCTTTTGTCCTTTAGGAAATTTTTTTCCATCTGTAAATGCCAAATCTTGTTGATGACAGGTTGCACAGCTCATTTTTTTGTTGCTAGAAAGATTTACATCATTAAAAAGCTGTTTTCCCAACACAATTTTATCTTTGGAAATTTGTCCTAATTGTTGGTCAGAAAAGAAATTTAGATTAAATGTAGAATCTGAAAAAAGCGAAGTTGCATCATTTTGAATGGCAAGCTCCAACGGAAACTCTATTTTCCAATCTTTTACTGTTTTGTTCCAAATCTCAATTTGATTTTCTGTATAATTTTTAATAAAAGAATATCTATCAAAGTTTTCAAAATTGGTTTTGTCATCTTGAGTTAAAAACCTTTGGCTTTTTTGCAATGATTCTTTCCACTCTTGATAAATTTCTTTGTTCTGAAACTCAGCTTCAAAAAAGGATAAATAATTTTCTAATTCTTGATACACTATTTTATTATCATCAAGGGAAATTCCTGAAGGCGAATCAAATCCCGTAATTCCTGTCAAGGCAACTCTAAAAATAGCATCTCTAAAAAGCCACAAAAAATGATAATTTTTATAAACTGATAAATTTGTATTTCTTTGAATCAAACGAAGACGTTGAAGAGTTTTATCTGCATTTTTTTGAATGGTTTGGATTACTTCTTCTTCAATATTTCCTATTGAATCAATTTCTAAGAATAATAATTCTTCTAACGGTTGAAATCCAAAAGGTTCATTTATTTTTATATTTGTAGCATCTTCTTCTTCTACTTTCAATAGATTTGGAGCGTTCAGTGTTTTATAATTTTCAACATCTACAAAAGACAAAATTGGTTCTATTTTTTTAAAATAAGCCCTTGCTTCTCTATAATGTTCTTGACTTTTTTGGATATGAATTTTATTATATTCTATATCTTTATCAATAAAATTCAGTGCTTTTTTGGTTGCTTCTAAATTATTGATACATTTTTCTATATTTGATAAATAGATTTTTTCTATCTCTTTGAAAGAATTTGTGACTTCTTTGGTAGCATTATTTTGTGCTGTTTCTTTTTGAGAATTTGTGCAAGAAACAGTAAAAAGTAGAATAGAAACTAAAATAAGGAGGAAAAGAGGAAATTTCATGGGGGGTAATTATTTGAGGGGGAAAGGTATAAATTATCAAAACCCTAAGAAAAAATTGAGGTTTTCAATCGTTTCTTAGGGCTGTTTTTAATTAAAAAGACTAGAAATATTATCTATCCAAACCATTAACGATATATAACATACTTCCTTCTTTTGTACTGTTATTTACATCAGCAACGGCATTTGGGTCTGTAAATACAGTTCCGTCAGCTCTTTCCCAACCGTGATTTTGAGTAATTACTAAGAATGTTTCATCAATTCCTACAATATCAGAAACATCAATCATTCCTGTGATTTCCCACACACGATCTTCTGCTCCATATCCTTGTGCTGCTGCTGTTATTTGGTCACATTCCAAAACTACTTTCAAAGCACCTGTATTCAAATTATATTGATACAAACGTGCATAATGTGTTTTGTCTTGTGTATCAAAATAACCATTTGGATCTTCTTGAATATAAGCATAATTTTCAGTAACTACGATATTATCAGGGCTATGAAATGCTTTCGCTTTTCCATCTAGTTTGTCACCATCCAAAACACAAGTGATTTTACCTGTTTTTGTTGGGTCTTCTGGATTCATTGTCAGTTTATATACACGTCCATAAAGTGACCCTTTTCCTACTAAATCATCTTTTTTACGCCCTGTAACACAAAAATAAACTTCTCTGTTGTTACTTTCTGAGCCTCTTCTCCAGTCAATATCTTCTACTCTTGAGAACCCCATAACACCTTTTTGTTTGGCTTCTGCATCAAGTAAATCAATATTTGTTTCATTTAATTCTACAAATTCCATATCGTATGAAGTTCCTTCT contains:
- a CDS encoding DUF885 domain-containing protein → MASRGEIVHTKFAWRRLWIHITHKTVSYLEQLRVGKVLLRLFVFSFIIFSIWVCNLIWFKPFSIELFYERMFIEYGQDDPELMSRLHLLEKYGITYYNSLLTDISDAERDRRYEESIVRNFEMLRTYKRSQQTEEELLSTEILDWYLELEIYRNAFRQYEYPVNHINGIQVKLPRFMMEVHEIKTLGDAEDYLERLSKFDKKFDELIQLLESRKDANVIPPRFILERVIEETKDFISRNVKYNLLYKDFAYKVDKADTTRIVPLAQEELKIKAREIMEDDVFPAYQKLLNYLEMELEEANDDAGVWKLGYDSATAIMYYNTMLMVHAHISQEESAEEYHYRGLGEISDLREELIGIFDSLNFPQKDSISKNLAKINNRLPNDFGIDDNYKNYLDTYQCYSDSAFQSFGHFFLHQPKEPLKLVQVEIPLQNSSPLLKFHIGQSDTSQLLYINLKKAQNIPQNKMPVWVYEKAGGRYIQSWYEQQLTDIPTFRKVLPFDVYDEGWEGYFADLLKDENKNSVNYYDDLYIKIGEIQNELLITSLLVVDTGIHLKKWTREESINFLVENTGLPRENMKDEVDKIVVRPAQATIYKIGKIYFKNLREYTEDALEENFNLKEFHEVILKNGHIPLPVLKKQVKHFVTEKKKIIREREMKVEEEQKNKIE
- a CDS encoding NAD(P)-dependent oxidoreductase, encoding MQKIAIIREGKTPPDRRVALTPTQCKEVLDNYKTVDKDFEILVQPSPIRCFSEEEYKEAGCRITEDINEAGILLGVKEVPKPQLIEDKTYLFFSHTIKKQPYNRDLLQKIIEKNVRLVDYEVLTDETGNRVIAFGRYAGIVGAYNGVLTYGKRFGLFELKSANECFDMNEMWSEFEKVKLPNIKIAVTGGGRVASGAKEVLKGMKIKEVSPEEYLNQEFEETVFTQLNSQDYHFKKETSKNAEFDLNHFYDNAKEYDSYFLDFATKTDLLIAAAYWNPESPVLFTKEEMKQNNFKIKVIADITCDIEGSIPSTNRASTIAEPFYDYNVETESEAKPFSDEKNITVMAVDNLPCELPRNASKDFGRELIDQVLPYLLFEDNSSYLKENNFTDRNRIARANLTKDKDLTMEFEYLRDYLEGK
- a CDS encoding S9 family peptidase, with translation MKQYSIKKKMFFVILFLCSFSVFAQTTEEKKDLFTLENAVFYNLSPKNIGQLHWQKNGYYVYQSQNRRELKTAHPVLRIAERTLISTKILSEKLELTNQMRRLPVFNWIDENLAWFDYGNKIYTYNFENQSLKLVTNAVENASFAESHSVEKLAVVIDNNIWLRNVDEDGKTDLIQITEDGTRELTYGEAAHRYEFGITKGLFWSDNAEKLAFYRTDRSMVKDYPLIDYSEYPAKHTPIKYPMAGQKSHEATVGIYDISSEKMIYLKTNDSQKDIEQYSTNITFSPDAEKIYVAIVNREQNHMKLTSFDANTGEKIKILFEEKDEKYVEPEHSLYFMKNNPNLFVWQSERNGFNHLYLYDTDGKLIRQLTKGNGVVTEILGTDKDEKFLYFTAGLESPIENHIYKTEIKTGKITKLTKEAGMHSGKLSEDGKFLLDSYSNLETPAITQIIETKKGNSIRKIFEAENPLLNYERGEMKIFKLKADDGTDLYSRVIKPTNFDATKKYPVMIYVYGGPHVQLIQNKWLGGADYFMQYMAQQGYVVFTLDNRGSLNRGRDFEQATFRNLGKNEISDQLKGVEWLKKQSYVDSERLGVFGWSFGGFMTTSLMTKHADLFKVGVAGGPVIDWNLYEIMYSERYMDTPQENPEGYKNANLLNSIENLKGRLMIIHGLQDDVVLPQHTRLLINKAIEKQILLDYFPYPSHPHNVRGMDRIHLYMKIAKYFEDFL
- a CDS encoding DUF6976 family protein yields the protein MNNSKQTHELLDINTVSQLIKDEKVLVLSGDEKVLAQLPKGNWVGATTPYFYLEEQNGRMDKEHVFVSDFTDIITDFKISNYDEPALKNVCINGYENGFNFLVLPALCPIHLSFSLHVSTYENLYTNPLIGIIAGAELSEFVKNHESKVFNGQTGEVFTHEAVVLHAQLSQNKVARLEIVNVFEADSTMSIEVEQDGFIFEEALVNGENVNLYEYIKENNIDISYPLVTEYEGAILNVSFQRLDDEKKQVVFYAPLFKDRKYSTTKSFDNYAKEFELKARESVKKEQNIIYNCNCILNYVYGKLDQRSIGFSGATTFGEIAYYLTNQTFTYLAIDESA
- a CDS encoding helix-turn-helix transcriptional regulator codes for the protein MSIPFLESKTYESDRTTLSLFNYPDKASIINGENTNDFDSFKPKTIQTSKITLVVILEGTINFEFRQHEQKCTIGESLIIPPHKAVRLIATQTNEISKTNNLSWLELQIPIEIVNLTISQHSKIGIENNSIWQFGENPINVTHDTSIKKSIIRLIDLFTEEHYNQDAFIDFALKELILRFVRTPARDKIEIEKDKELEDETNPSIEAVLGYIKEHIDEPISIDTLTDIASMSKAAFFRTFKETLDISPIDYINRERVEVAKNRLVDISKSVTDICYELGYNHMTYFIRVFKKYEGITPKQFQIKEKKKNKEENKESQENN
- a CDS encoding HAD family hydrolase, with the protein product MNNLSSTRHIERSISTGNIMWNIFFDLDHTLWDFDKSSKQTLLSLYQKYELSDKIINHEIISFDDFLKAFQTTTKFLWKQHHEGLVDKVKIRERRFSLIFEELYKMTNKKLKKEYIFDKVLYQKPHYNLLEELENEYQYNCPRQPNLMPFVLEMLTYLQSKGYHLHILTNGFEESQKLKLEYSGILSFFKNIITSDCTGVTKPNPIIFNHALAISNATPQNSIMIGDSFDADILGARSLGMKTIFYNPHKKTPQHSVASYDISCWKEIENIL